A DNA window from Thiothrix subterranea contains the following coding sequences:
- a CDS encoding lipocalin-like domain-containing protein gives MRGKWKCCEEEEGVCNTPLQEMVGAYCIRPLIFLFCLLLLAGCSKTPEPDAFDLNAALGGVADARFARALAPRAFQFPQDHAAHPDFRNEWWYVTGNVQTDDGRQFGYQVTWFRIALTPDKPVSASPWASNQVWMAHVALTDVQAGEHLHDQRLARGAAGLAGQAVQPFRVWLEDWQMAGDGVGDFPWAIAVKAHDFTLNLQLRPQKPPVLQGDQGLSQKSSEAGNASYYYSLTRLQTLGEIYRDGQRFTVTGESWLDREWSTSALGTDQAGWDWFSLQLSDGHEVMFYRLRKKSGETDTHSAGKWVLPEGTAQNLARDDVELKPLRYWQAASGVRYPVAWEMRLPKQQRHWRIEAVVDDQLMQTGITYWEGAVRVVDVASGEVLGQGYLEMSGYQ, from the coding sequence ATGCGCGGTAAATGGAAATGTTGTGAAGAGGAAGAGGGCGTATGCAATACGCCCCTACAGGAGATGGTAGGGGCGTATTGCATACGCCCTCTTATCTTTCTCTTCTGTTTATTGTTGTTGGCGGGGTGTAGCAAAACTCCCGAACCTGATGCGTTTGATTTGAATGCGGCATTGGGCGGGGTGGCGGATGCGCGGTTTGCCCGTGCGCTTGCGCCCCGCGCCTTTCAGTTTCCGCAAGATCACGCGGCGCATCCCGATTTCCGCAATGAGTGGTGGTATGTGACGGGTAATGTGCAAACCGATGACGGGCGGCAGTTCGGCTATCAGGTGACGTGGTTTCGGATTGCATTAACGCCGGATAAGCCTGTGAGTGCTTCACCGTGGGCAAGCAATCAGGTGTGGATGGCGCATGTGGCGTTGACGGATGTGCAAGCTGGTGAGCATTTACATGATCAGCGTTTGGCGCGGGGAGCGGCAGGCTTGGCGGGGCAAGCGGTGCAGCCGTTTCGGGTGTGGTTGGAAGATTGGCAGATGGCGGGCGACGGGGTGGGGGACTTTCCGTGGGCGATTGCGGTGAAAGCGCACGATTTCACGCTGAATTTGCAGTTGCGCCCGCAAAAACCGCCGGTGTTGCAAGGTGATCAGGGATTGAGCCAGAAAAGCAGTGAGGCGGGCAATGCCTCGTATTATTACTCGCTGACGCGCTTGCAGACCTTGGGGGAGATTTACCGTGATGGGCAGCGTTTTACTGTGACGGGCGAATCGTGGTTGGATCGGGAATGGAGTACCAGTGCGCTGGGGACGGATCAGGCGGGGTGGGATTGGTTTTCGCTGCAATTGAGCGATGGGCATGAGGTGATGTTTTACCGTTTGCGCAAAAAGTCGGGGGAAACGGATACGCACAGTGCGGGGAAGTGGGTGTTGCCGGAGGGGACGGCGCAGAACTTGGCGCGGGATGATGTGGAATTGAAGCCGTTGCGTTATTGGCAGGCGGCGAGTGGAGTGCGTTATCCGGTGGCGTGGGAGATGCGTTTGCCGAAGCAGCAGCGGCATTGGCGGATTGAGGCAGTGGTGGATGATCAGTTGATGCAGACGGGGATTACGTATTGGGAAGGCGCGGTGCGGGTGGTGGATGTGGCGAGTGGCGAGGTGCTGGGGCAGGGGTATTTGGAGATGTCGGGGTATCAATGA
- a CDS encoding superoxide dismutase: MAHTLPELPFAKDALVPHMSAETLEFHHDKHHNAYVTNLNNLIPGTQFESMSLEDIVKSAPAGGVYNNAAQVWNHTFFWNCLSPNGGGAPTGALAAAIDAKWGSFDAFKTAFTASAVGNFGSAWTWLVKKADGSVDIVNMGAAGTPLTTGDTALLCVDVWEHAYYIDYRNLRPKFVETFLNNLANWDFAAKNFA; encoded by the coding sequence ATGGCTCATACCCTGCCAGAACTGCCTTTCGCGAAAGACGCACTTGTTCCACACATGTCGGCTGAAACGCTGGAATTCCACCACGACAAGCACCACAACGCTTACGTGACCAACCTGAACAACCTGATTCCCGGTACTCAGTTTGAAAGCATGAGCTTGGAAGACATCGTGAAATCCGCACCGGCTGGCGGCGTTTACAACAACGCAGCGCAAGTTTGGAATCACACCTTCTTCTGGAACTGCCTGTCTCCAAACGGTGGCGGCGCACCGACTGGTGCATTGGCTGCTGCCATTGATGCGAAATGGGGTTCTTTTGACGCATTCAAAACCGCATTCACCGCTTCTGCTGTAGGTAACTTCGGTTCTGCATGGACTTGGTTGGTGAAAAAAGCTGACGGTTCAGTAGACATCGTTAACATGGGTGCTGCTGGTACGCCACTGACCACGGGCGACACCGCACTGCTGTGCGTAGACGTGTGGGAACATGCGTACTACATCGACTATCGTAACCTGCGTCCTAAATTCGTTGAGACCTTCCTCAACAATCTGGCGAACTGGGATTTTGCGGCGAAGAATTTCGCGTAA
- a CDS encoding SCO family protein has protein sequence MKKTPLLVAALAFVVGIVAAQYLLSTNASPTATSSDSTRVPVITGKFGGDFTLTQADKPVHLNDFQDKVVVVYFGYSSCPDICPTSLATISAGLKTLTAEELAQVQPIFISVDPERDGGDTLMNYAKHFHPNLIGITGTAAEVQQVAQQYGAFYAKVSSNSAMGYLVDHTSNTYLISKAGKFVTILPHDMTPATVAAGIRQELQ, from the coding sequence TTGAAAAAGACACCCCTGCTCGTTGCCGCCCTCGCCTTCGTCGTCGGTATCGTTGCTGCGCAATACTTACTGTCCACCAACGCCTCCCCCACCGCAACGTCAAGCGATAGCACCCGTGTTCCGGTAATAACGGGCAAATTTGGCGGTGATTTCACCCTGACGCAAGCAGACAAACCCGTACACTTAAACGATTTTCAAGACAAAGTGGTGGTGGTGTATTTCGGTTACAGCTCATGCCCCGACATTTGCCCCACCAGTTTAGCGACCATCAGCGCTGGGCTGAAAACCTTAACGGCAGAAGAATTGGCGCAAGTCCAACCCATCTTCATCAGTGTTGACCCTGAGCGCGATGGGGGCGATACCCTAATGAACTACGCGAAGCACTTTCACCCCAACCTCATCGGCATCACTGGCACGGCAGCGGAAGTGCAGCAAGTAGCACAGCAATACGGCGCATTTTACGCCAAAGTGTCCAGCAACTCGGCAATGGGGTATTTGGTGGATCACACCTCAAACACCTATTTGATCAGTAAAGCCGGTAAGTTTGTGACGATTCTGCCGCATGACATGACCCCCGCGACAGTGGCAGCGGGCATTCGTCAAGAATTGCAATAA
- a CDS encoding DUF2189 domain-containing protein produces MTSLISDQAVTDEPIPAVRRLDSSAPLRWLSKGWNDLKVRPVASITYGLVFVIAGILMIGFGPANPLFALLLISSFMLIGPLAAVGLYDMSQRIEEGQTPSLLHALSNARVSTGKLIAFGLILGAVMLAWLVVTIGVINLFFGESPLVTGSLATLLNGRESLPFFAVFMLGGLIMGLLASAVAIVSIPLASNRMTDTVTAVVILLVVLVVWARLIAMLFGLVFDNTGLVSGGWETLVGDANFLPFIATFVVCGAALAVVAFGISVVTVPLLAHRQVGVMTAIVTSIRAVYKNPVVMMRWAATIAVVILVGMATFFIGLAVTLPLIGHASWHAYRETVGQ; encoded by the coding sequence ATGACATCCCTAATAAGTGACCAAGCAGTGACCGATGAACCCATTCCCGCCGTGCGGCGCTTAGACAGCAGTGCGCCGCTGCGTTGGCTTAGCAAGGGCTGGAATGATTTGAAAGTCAGACCCGTTGCCAGCATTACTTACGGCTTAGTATTTGTTATTGCAGGGATTTTAATGATCGGGTTTGGCCCTGCTAATCCGTTGTTTGCCTTGCTGTTGATTTCCAGCTTTATGCTGATTGGCCCGCTGGCAGCGGTGGGGCTGTATGACATGAGTCAGCGGATTGAGGAGGGGCAGACGCCTTCGCTGTTACATGCCTTGTCGAATGCGCGGGTGAGTACTGGCAAGCTGATTGCATTTGGCCTGATTTTGGGCGCGGTGATGCTCGCCTGGCTAGTAGTGACCATAGGGGTTATTAACCTGTTTTTCGGGGAAAGCCCGCTGGTGACGGGAAGTTTGGCGACGTTGTTGAATGGGCGTGAGTCCTTGCCGTTTTTTGCGGTGTTCATGCTGGGTGGTTTGATCATGGGGTTATTGGCATCGGCGGTGGCGATTGTGTCGATTCCGTTGGCCAGTAATCGTATGACGGATACGGTGACGGCTGTGGTGATTTTGTTGGTGGTGCTGGTGGTGTGGGCGCGTTTGATTGCGATGCTGTTTGGCTTGGTTTTCGATAACACCGGCTTGGTGAGCGGTGGTTGGGAAACCTTGGTGGGCGATGCGAATTTCTTGCCATTCATTGCGACCTTTGTGGTGTGTGGCGCAGCGTTGGCGGTGGTGGCGTTTGGGATTAGTGTGGTGACAGTGCCCTTACTGGCGCATCGGCAAGTGGGAGTGATGACGGCGATTGTTACCAGCATCCGGGCGGTTTACAAAAATCCGGTGGTTATGATGCGCTGGGCGGCAACCATTGCGGTGGTAATTCTGGTGGGCATGGCTACGTTTTTCATTGGCTTGGCGGTAACATTGCCGTTGATCGGTCACGCCAGTTGGCACGCTTACCGCGAGACGGTAGGTCAATAA
- a CDS encoding cbb3-type cytochrome c oxidase subunit I produces the protein MPFILPDPQGHARDLAANWLKLGIFALLAAGMFSLLLVMSRTPAVQEVIPWLDFFHTALVVHVVLSVLVWFLAFAGVLWTASSTIASPWWDKTILAVTALGAGLIVVSPFTGDGHPLLNNYVPILQQPVFLLGLGIFGAGFVGLIIRTLMVAGWETPPQAGIYFSVVSAAVAVLALLMTGVNLPDQYSGEAFYELLFWGAGHTLQFTHTFLLMVAWLWLAQATGIRIGLAARPVKWLLGVMLLPVLVVPWIYVQYDVASAEHRAAFTDLMKYGGLTSLPLGFVVVWSLLRASRVTAPELRPLRNALYASIVLFAAGGVIGFLIHGVNVVIPAHYHGSIVGVTLAFMGLTYYLLPRLGFQSVTSKWAVWQPYIYGGGQLMHILGLAWSGGYGVQRKTAGAAQGLENLPQILGMGMMGLGGLIAIIGGGIFVVVVLRAMLAKPYNQPAT, from the coding sequence ATGCCGTTTATATTACCTGACCCGCAGGGTCACGCCCGTGATTTGGCGGCTAATTGGCTGAAATTGGGGATTTTTGCGTTGCTGGCAGCAGGGATGTTTTCCCTGCTGTTGGTGATGTCACGCACGCCTGCGGTGCAGGAGGTGATTCCTTGGCTGGATTTCTTTCACACGGCGTTGGTAGTGCATGTGGTGCTGTCGGTGTTGGTGTGGTTTTTGGCATTTGCGGGGGTGTTGTGGACGGCGAGTAGCACAATTGCGTCGCCTTGGTGGGATAAGACGATTCTAGCGGTGACGGCATTGGGAGCGGGGTTGATTGTGGTGTCGCCGTTTACGGGGGATGGGCATCCGCTGTTGAATAATTATGTGCCGATTTTGCAGCAGCCGGTGTTTTTGTTGGGGCTGGGGATTTTTGGCGCGGGGTTTGTTGGGTTGATTATCCGCACGTTGATGGTGGCAGGGTGGGAAACGCCACCACAAGCGGGAATTTATTTCAGTGTGGTGAGTGCGGCAGTGGCGGTGCTGGCGTTATTGATGACGGGAGTGAATTTGCCTGATCAGTACAGCGGTGAGGCATTTTACGAACTGCTGTTTTGGGGGGCGGGGCATACCTTGCAATTTACCCATACGTTTTTGCTGATGGTGGCGTGGTTGTGGTTGGCGCAAGCGACGGGGATTCGGATAGGTTTAGCGGCGCGTCCGGTCAAGTGGTTGTTGGGGGTAATGTTGTTGCCGGTGTTGGTGGTTCCGTGGATTTATGTGCAGTATGACGTGGCATCAGCAGAACATCGGGCGGCGTTTACGGATTTGATGAAATACGGCGGGCTGACTTCCTTGCCGCTGGGTTTTGTGGTGGTGTGGTCGTTGTTGCGGGCAAGTCGAGTGACTGCGCCCGAATTACGTCCCTTGCGGAATGCGTTGTATGCCTCTATCGTTTTGTTTGCGGCGGGAGGGGTGATTGGTTTTCTGATCCACGGGGTGAATGTGGTGATTCCGGCGCATTACCACGGCTCGATTGTGGGGGTGACGTTGGCGTTTATGGGGCTGACGTATTATTTGCTGCCGCGTTTGGGATTTCAGTCTGTTACCTCGAAGTGGGCGGTATGGCAACCTTACATTTATGGCGGTGGGCAGTTGATGCACATTCTTGGCTTGGCGTGGTCAGGCGGTTACGGGGTGCAGCGCAAGACAGCAGGGGCGGCGCAAGGCTTGGAAAACCTGCCCCAAATCCTCGGTATGGGGATGATGGGGCTGGGTGGTTTGATTGCGATTATTGGCGGGGGGATTTTCGTGGTGGTGGTGTTAAGAGCAATGCTTGCTAAGCCTTACAACCAACCCGCTACATAA
- the cyoE gene encoding heme o synthase, translating into MINVAALDTAINWKAYLCLCKLKVVSLIVFTALVGMLLATPDAVPLSTLFWGLLGIGLGASCGAAINHIVDQKIDAVMKRTEHRPLPQNQLSTAQALVFALGLGVLSMFILGVMVNWLTAVLTLASMVGYAVIYTMYLKRSTPHNIVLGGAAGAAPPVLGWTAVTGELHTDALLLFLIIFIWTPPHFWPLAIKRLEDYRKAGVPMLPVTHGVAFTKLNIVLYTLMLIAVTLMPFLTHMSGVIYLIAASVLGAGFLYHAIVLYRSEGDQHAMKTFGYSIFYLSALFIALLVDHYVAGWL; encoded by the coding sequence ATGATCAATGTTGCCGCCCTGGATACCGCAATCAACTGGAAAGCATACCTGTGTTTATGCAAGCTCAAAGTGGTGAGCCTGATTGTGTTCACCGCTTTGGTTGGCATGTTGCTGGCTACCCCTGATGCCGTGCCGTTAAGCACGCTATTTTGGGGGTTGCTTGGCATTGGTTTAGGGGCATCCTGCGGGGCAGCCATTAATCATATTGTCGATCAGAAAATTGATGCGGTGATGAAGCGTACCGAACACCGCCCGCTGCCGCAAAATCAACTCAGCACCGCGCAAGCCTTGGTGTTTGCGCTGGGCTTAGGCGTGCTGTCGATGTTTATCTTAGGCGTGATGGTCAATTGGCTGACTGCCGTGTTGACGCTGGCGTCGATGGTGGGCTATGCAGTGATTTATACCATGTATTTGAAACGCTCTACCCCGCACAATATTGTGCTGGGGGGCGCGGCTGGAGCTGCACCGCCGGTGTTGGGCTGGACAGCCGTGACGGGGGAATTGCATACCGATGCGCTGTTGCTGTTTCTGATTATTTTCATTTGGACGCCACCGCATTTCTGGCCGTTGGCGATTAAGCGTCTGGAAGATTATCGCAAAGCAGGTGTGCCAATGTTACCTGTGACCCACGGGGTGGCATTCACTAAACTCAATATTGTGCTGTATACGCTGATGTTGATTGCGGTGACGCTGATGCCGTTTCTGACGCACATGAGTGGCGTGATTTACTTGATTGCTGCCAGCGTATTGGGGGCAGGATTTTTGTATCACGCTATTGTGTTGTACCGTAGCGAAGGTGATCAGCACGCGATGAAAACCTTCGGCTATTCGATTTTCTACTTGAGTGCGCTGTTTATTGCGCTGTTGGTGGATCATTATGTAGCGGGTTGGTTGTAA
- a CDS encoding DUF2189 domain-containing protein, which produces MATISSTNQAIMNETPRLMVRKVDSEASMRWLNAGIKDFKASPAASITYGMVYVVLGLILAWLSWANPIFVTSLATGFLILGPIVAVGFYCMSRTLEQGNKPHFSQGIDGLRFNGVSLASFAMVLGVLMGIWAVISSVTVAMFFNSVTITDNWLDTLIGHEQFVPFLFVWALSGAAVAAVAFSISVISVPLITDKRVDVITAMIISVKAVMANPGVMLSWAFILATLMFLGFIFFFVGLAITLPIAGHASWHAYRDLIAEE; this is translated from the coding sequence ATGGCCACAATTAGTAGTACCAACCAAGCGATAATGAACGAAACCCCGCGCTTAATGGTGCGGAAAGTCGATTCTGAAGCCTCCATGCGCTGGCTTAACGCCGGTATTAAGGATTTCAAAGCGTCTCCCGCTGCGAGCATTACTTACGGCATGGTTTATGTCGTGTTAGGGCTGATCCTCGCTTGGTTATCATGGGCAAACCCCATTTTCGTTACGTCACTTGCCACCGGCTTTCTGATTTTAGGGCCGATTGTTGCTGTCGGCTTTTATTGCATGAGCCGCACGTTGGAACAAGGTAATAAACCGCATTTCAGCCAAGGTATCGACGGTTTACGCTTTAACGGGGTGAGCTTAGCCAGCTTTGCAATGGTGCTAGGCGTGTTAATGGGAATCTGGGCGGTGATTTCATCCGTGACCGTTGCCATGTTCTTTAACAGTGTGACCATTACTGATAACTGGCTGGATACCTTAATAGGACACGAGCAGTTTGTGCCATTCTTATTTGTATGGGCGTTAAGCGGGGCGGCTGTTGCAGCGGTAGCGTTTTCAATCAGCGTGATTTCAGTGCCATTGATTACCGACAAGCGCGTTGATGTGATTACCGCGATGATTATCAGTGTGAAGGCAGTGATGGCAAACCCCGGTGTGATGCTGAGCTGGGCATTTATTTTGGCAACGCTGATGTTCTTGGGCTTTATTTTCTTCTTCGTCGGCTTGGCGATTACCTTGCCGATTGCCGGTCATGCAAGCTGGCACGCTTACCGTGATTTGATTGCTGAAGAATAA
- a CDS encoding SCO family protein, translating into MTSATDAAVSSPKRSNRTLWILVAVCAFPYLGGWLYYQNRDMLPLPPTTNYGTLISPVRAVGELPLESLNGATFNTVDLRGSWVLVTVADSACSEHCQKNLYFLRQVRQAMGNERRRVERLLVLTETSQLAALQPRLAEHAGMRIAVGAADAIQHLQTVLQNPNPAAQDGLYIIDPLGNVMMSYPPDFNGELIIKDLRRLLKVSQVG; encoded by the coding sequence ATGACTTCAGCCACTGATGCCGCCGTTTCTTCCCCCAAACGCAGCAATCGCACCTTATGGATATTGGTGGCGGTGTGTGCATTCCCTTACCTAGGTGGTTGGTTATACTACCAAAACAGGGATATGTTGCCCCTTCCCCCCACCACCAATTACGGCACGTTAATATCCCCCGTGCGGGCAGTGGGTGAATTACCGCTAGAAAGCCTGAACGGTGCTACGTTCAATACAGTGGATTTGCGTGGCAGTTGGGTATTGGTGACAGTGGCAGATTCAGCGTGCAGCGAACATTGTCAGAAGAACCTGTATTTCCTGCGCCAAGTGCGGCAAGCGATGGGTAATGAACGCCGCCGTGTCGAGCGTTTGTTGGTATTGACTGAAACCAGCCAGTTAGCCGCCTTGCAACCGCGCTTAGCCGAACACGCGGGAATGCGTATCGCGGTAGGCGCAGCCGATGCCATCCAACACTTGCAGACAGTGTTGCAAAACCCTAATCCAGCGGCGCAAGACGGTCTTTACATTATCGACCCGCTGGGAAATGTGATGATGTCGTATCCACCCGATTTCAACGGCGAGTTGATTATCAAAGATTTACGCCGCCTGCTTAAAGTGTCGCAGGTGGGGTGA
- a CDS encoding SURF1 family protein has product MRNLGLLQQGENASITARYRFQPSVFTTLLTLLLVGIFAALSVWQYQRAAYKTQMAQAVMQQTAQAPLNLNETSVDWPAQRFRPATVSGYWEAANTVLLDNSVHQGKAGYHVITPLRLADGQHLLVNRGWIAVGADRQVLPSIPTPTDGVTLTGTLESPRSKPVFLFGEMAADTEGNQRWLYLDMAHFAHKLGHSLAPYVLLQTSESADGLRRDWPAYSNTAGMHIGYSIQWGAFGLIVLSAYVSLNLRKYPSVTSKETL; this is encoded by the coding sequence ATGAGGAACCTCGGATTGTTACAGCAGGGTGAAAATGCCAGTATAACAGCACGTTACCGCTTTCAACCTAGCGTTTTTACCACGCTATTGACGTTGCTATTGGTGGGCATTTTTGCAGCTTTATCCGTGTGGCAATACCAACGCGCCGCCTACAAAACCCAAATGGCGCAAGCGGTCATGCAACAAACTGCCCAAGCGCCGCTCAATCTGAATGAGACGAGTGTGGACTGGCCTGCACAACGCTTTCGCCCCGCCACTGTCAGTGGTTACTGGGAAGCCGCTAATACGGTCTTGCTGGACAATAGCGTGCATCAGGGCAAAGCGGGCTACCACGTCATTACCCCATTGCGCTTGGCGGACGGGCAGCATCTGTTGGTAAATCGGGGCTGGATTGCCGTAGGCGCTGATCGTCAAGTATTGCCCAGCATTCCAACCCCAACAGATGGCGTAACCCTGACGGGGACGCTGGAATCACCTCGCTCCAAACCCGTGTTTCTGTTTGGCGAGATGGCAGCCGACACCGAAGGCAATCAACGCTGGTTGTATCTGGATATGGCGCATTTCGCACACAAACTGGGGCATTCGCTTGCACCGTATGTGTTGCTGCAAACCTCGGAAAGCGCTGATGGTTTACGCCGGGACTGGCCTGCTTACAGCAATACGGCGGGGATGCATATTGGCTATAGCATCCAATGGGGCGCATTTGGGCTGATTGTATTGAGTGCTTATGTGTCGCTGAACCTCCGTAAATACCCTAGCGTTACTTCCAAGGAAACCCTATGA
- a CDS encoding twin transmembrane helix small protein, protein MWFKVLIIINLALILISLVSGVFFLAKDNGKSNRVLNSLTTRVALSVFLICLLMVGYFTGQIVPHGVVP, encoded by the coding sequence ATGTGGTTTAAAGTACTGATTATCATCAATCTGGCTCTGATCCTGATCAGCCTCGTGTCCGGCGTATTCTTTCTGGCGAAAGATAACGGCAAATCCAATCGGGTTCTGAACTCCCTGACCACGCGGGTCGCGCTCTCGGTATTCCTCATCTGTTTGTTGATGGTCGGTTATTTCACGGGGCAAATTGTCCCTCACGGTGTCGTGCCGTGA
- a CDS encoding cytochrome c oxidase subunit 3, translating into MSTQADTHTDNAAYYIPEPSRWPIIAVFGMFMLFLGLVLSINKMGLAGSLIMVTGFAVLAHLMHGWFGAVIDENLSGKYNGQVDRSFRQGMFWFITSEAAFFVTFFGCLFYLRNITLPWLGGDGQLATSNILWEGFQYNWPLLNLPDADTTKYVPAKEAMGPWGLPLLNTIILLSSGVTLTWAHWGLKKNNNQQLVRGLIMTITLGTIFFFVQGYEYWHAHHAMGLTLNAGVYGSTFYMLTGFHGLHVTIGTIMLIVIAVRSARHHFTEHNHFAFEAVAWYWHFVDVVWIALFIFVYWL; encoded by the coding sequence ATGAGCACACAGGCGGATACCCACACGGATAACGCAGCGTATTACATCCCCGAACCCAGCCGCTGGCCGATTATTGCGGTGTTTGGCATGTTCATGCTGTTTTTGGGGCTGGTGTTAAGCATCAATAAGATGGGCTTGGCAGGTAGCCTGATCATGGTGACAGGCTTTGCGGTGTTGGCGCATTTGATGCACGGCTGGTTTGGCGCGGTCATTGATGAAAACTTGAGTGGCAAATACAACGGGCAGGTTGACCGTTCTTTCCGGCAAGGCATGTTCTGGTTCATTACCTCCGAAGCGGCGTTCTTTGTGACGTTTTTTGGTTGCTTGTTTTACTTGCGCAATATTACCTTGCCTTGGCTGGGCGGTGATGGGCAATTAGCCACCTCCAACATTCTGTGGGAAGGCTTTCAATACAACTGGCCGTTGCTCAACTTGCCGGATGCGGATACCACCAAATACGTACCTGCTAAAGAAGCGATGGGGCCGTGGGGTTTGCCGCTGCTGAATACCATTATTTTGCTGTCCAGCGGTGTCACATTGACCTGGGCGCATTGGGGCTTGAAAAAGAATAACAATCAGCAATTGGTGCGCGGTTTGATCATGACCATTACGCTGGGGACGATATTCTTTTTCGTACAAGGCTATGAATACTGGCACGCGCATCATGCGATGGGTTTGACCCTGAATGCGGGGGTGTATGGCTCAACGTTTTACATGCTAACCGGCTTTCACGGGCTGCATGTCACCATCGGGACAATTATGCTGATCGTGATTGCAGTACGCAGCGCCCGCCACCATTTCACCGAACACAATCACTTCGCGTTTGAAGCGGTCGCGTGGTATTGGCACTTCGTCGACGTGGTGTGGATTGCGCTGTTTATTTTCGTGTATTGGTTGTGA
- a CDS encoding cytochrome c oxidase assembly protein translates to MNDAPLSRAELTAAKNKTVTRRLFLVVLGMFGFGFAMVPLYRLACEVGGINGVAGTPAGRVADTANIPKPVDTSRVITVQLDATVNTGLPWEFRPLVKQIQVHPGEKVAVSYYAKNLSDQPITGQAVPGITPWQVTQHFSKIECFCFTKQVLQPGEAKEMPVYFTIDPAVDKQYATVTLSYTFMNTERDYTLTPAQHAAMNTSH, encoded by the coding sequence ATGAACGACGCACCACTGAGCCGCGCAGAACTGACTGCTGCCAAAAACAAGACGGTGACACGCCGCTTGTTTTTGGTGGTGTTGGGAATGTTCGGGTTCGGGTTTGCGATGGTTCCCCTTTACCGCTTAGCGTGCGAAGTTGGGGGAATCAATGGGGTAGCTGGCACACCCGCAGGGCGCGTGGCAGATACCGCCAACATCCCTAAGCCGGTGGATACCAGCCGCGTGATCACGGTGCAATTGGATGCCACGGTGAACACTGGGTTGCCGTGGGAATTTCGCCCGTTGGTGAAACAAATCCAAGTGCATCCAGGGGAAAAGGTAGCGGTGAGCTATTACGCCAAAAACCTGTCGGATCAGCCGATTACGGGGCAAGCCGTGCCGGGCATTACCCCTTGGCAGGTCACGCAACATTTCAGCAAGATCGAGTGTTTTTGTTTCACCAAACAGGTATTGCAACCCGGTGAGGCCAAGGAAATGCCGGTGTATTTCACCATTGACCCAGCCGTGGATAAGCAATACGCCACCGTCACGTTGTCTTATACCTTTATGAATACTGAGCGCGATTACACCCTGACACCCGCGCAACACGCGGCAATGAATACCAGCCATTGA